The Streptomyces sp. NBC_01363 region GAAGTACTTCTCGACCGGCTCCCGGACATCGACCTCGCCGTCCCCGCCGGACAGCTCACCCGGCGCCCGTCCCCGTGGCTGCGGGGCCTGACCGACCTGCCGTTGACCTTCACGCCCACCCTCGCCCTGGGACCCACCGCGGAAACCGCCACTGGAGGCCAGAGATGACCCGGATCGCCCTCGACCCCTTCGTCACCGACCTCGACGGCGAGAGCGCCCGGCTGCGTGCCGCGGGCCCGCTCGCCGAGGTGGAACTGCCGGGCGGGGTGCACTGCTACGCGGTCACCCACCACGCCGAGGCGCGGCAGCTGCTCACCGACAGCCGGATCGTGAAGGACATCGACGTCTGGAACGCCTGGCAGCGCGGCGAGATACCGATGGACTGGCCGCTGATCGGCCTCGCCAACCCGGGCCGCTCCATGCTCACGGTCGACGGCGCGGACCACCGCCGGCTGCGCACCCTGGTCGCGCAGGCGCTGACCGTGAAGCGGGTGGAGCGGCTGCGGGCCGGCATCGAGGCGCTGACCACGGCGAGCCTGGACCGGCTGGCCGCGCTGCCGAAGGGCGAGCGGGTCGACCTGAAGGCGGAGTTCGCCTACCCGCTGCCGATGAACGTCATCAGCGAGCTGATGGGCGTGGACAGCGCGGACCACCCGCGGCTGAAGGAGCTGTTCGAGAAGTTCTTCTCGACGCAGACGCCGCCCCAGGAGGTCCCGCAGATGATGGCGGACCTCGGCGCGCTCTTCACGAAGATCGTCGACTCCAAGCGGGAGAACCCGGGCGACGACCTCACCAGCGCCCTGATCGCGGCCTCCGAGAACGGTGACCAGCTCACCGACGAGGAGATCGTCAACACCCTCCAGCTGATCATCGCGGCCGGTCACGAGACCACGATCAGCCTGATCGTGAACGCGGTCGTCGCCCTCCAGACGCACCCCGAGCAGCGCGAGCAGGTGCTCGGCGGCGAGGTGCCGTGGGAGAACGTGATCGAGGAGACCCTGCGCTGGAACACCCCCACGTCGCACGTCCTGATCCGGTTCGCCACCGAGGACGTCGAGGTGGGCGACAAGGTCCTGCCCAAGGGCGAGGCGCTGATCGTCTCCTTCGGCGCGCTCGGCCGCGACGAGGCGCAGCACGGCCCGACGGCCGGTGAGTTCGACATCACCCGCTCCCCCAACCGCCACATCGCGTTCGGCCACGGCCCGCACGTCTGCCCGGGTGCGGCGCTCTCCCGGCTGGAGGCGGGCGTGGCACTGCCCGCGCTGTACGAGCGGTTCCCGGAGCTGGAGCTCGCCGTACCCGCGTCCGAGCTGCGGAACAAGCCGATCGTCACCCAGAACGACCTGCACGACCTGCCGGTGGATCTGGGCTGACCGGCGGTCCCCGCACGCCGTCCACGGACCGGAGCGGGCGTCTCATCCGACGGACACGGTGCTCGGCCGTGTCCGTGAGGCACTACGCTCCGGTTCGTGGCCGATATCCAGATTCCCGCTGACATCAAGCCCGCCGACGGACGCTTCGGCGCCGGTCCTTCCAAGGTGCGGACGGAGGCGCTCGACGCGCTGGCCGCCACCGGTACGTCTCTTCTCGGTACGTCCCACCGCCAGGCCCCGGTCAAGAACCTGGTCGGCGCGGTGCGTCAGGGTGTGCGCGACCTCTTCTCCCTCCCCGAGGGCTACGAGGTGATCCTGGGCAACGGCGGCTCGACCGCCTTCTGGGACATCGCGACG contains the following coding sequences:
- a CDS encoding cytochrome P450 produces the protein MTRIALDPFVTDLDGESARLRAAGPLAEVELPGGVHCYAVTHHAEARQLLTDSRIVKDIDVWNAWQRGEIPMDWPLIGLANPGRSMLTVDGADHRRLRTLVAQALTVKRVERLRAGIEALTTASLDRLAALPKGERVDLKAEFAYPLPMNVISELMGVDSADHPRLKELFEKFFSTQTPPQEVPQMMADLGALFTKIVDSKRENPGDDLTSALIAASENGDQLTDEEIVNTLQLIIAAGHETTISLIVNAVVALQTHPEQREQVLGGEVPWENVIEETLRWNTPTSHVLIRFATEDVEVGDKVLPKGEALIVSFGALGRDEAQHGPTAGEFDITRSPNRHIAFGHGPHVCPGAALSRLEAGVALPALYERFPELELAVPASELRNKPIVTQNDLHDLPVDLG